Proteins encoded by one window of Lathyrus oleraceus cultivar Zhongwan6 chromosome 1, CAAS_Psat_ZW6_1.0, whole genome shotgun sequence:
- the LOC127121369 gene encoding biotin carboxyl carrier protein of acetyl-CoA carboxylase, chloroplastic: MASLSVPCPKCPSFSSLGLKSNKILFQNGLSLKPCQSFGSLSAESASFGIQCVNKKQFPIKIQAQLNEAAIVENSNSAPNVALPKEKENQNGSVSGGTLSLSDTSSVSAFMTQVADLVKLVDSRDIVELQLKQSDCELMIRKKEALQPPPATAMPQPSQPFYYPTPPSPQITPTAAASAPAISPPSKATPALPSPTKSASSHPPLKCPMAGTFYRCPGPGEPPFVKVGDQVQKGQVICIIEAMKLMNEIEADQSGTITEILVEDGKPVSIDLPLFVIVP; this comes from the exons ATGGCATCTTTATCGGTTCCATGCCCCAAATGtccttctttttcttctttgggATTGAAATCTAACAAGATCTTGTTTCAAAATGGGTTGAGTTTGAAACCTTGTCAATCATTTGGATCTTTGTCTGCTGAGTCAGCATCATTTGGAATTCAG TGTGTTAACAAGAAACAGTTTCCTATCAAGATTCAAGCACAGCTTAATGAG GCTGCGATTGTCGAAAATTCGAATTCTGCACCTAATGTTGCTTTGCCAAAAGAGAAAGAAAACCAAAATGGGAGCGTCTCTGGCGGCACACTGTCGCTGTCAGATACATCTTCAGTTTCTGCATTCATGACTCAAGTTGCTGACCTTGTAAA ACTTGTGGATTCGAGAGATATTGTGGAGTTGCAACTAAAGCAATCGGATTGTGAGCTCATGATAAGAAAAAAAGAAGCTTTGCAGCCTCCACCGGCCACGGCTATGCCGCAACCGTCACAACCATTCTACTATCCCACGCCTCCTTCGCCACAGATCACACCAACAGCAGCTGCTTCTGCTCCTGCAATCTCTCCTCCTTCGAAAGCAACACCTGCCTTGCCCTCCCCCACGAAAAGTGCATCCTCTCATCCGCCGCTGAAATGTCCAATGGCAGGAACTTTTTACCGGTGTCCGGGACCTGGTGAACCTCCATTCGTCAAG GTGGGAGATCAAGTACAGAAAGGCCAAGTTATTTGCATTATCGAGGCTATGAAACTGATGAATGAAATTGAG GCTGATCAATCGGGAACAATAACCGAGATACTTGTTGAGGATGGAAAACCAGTCAGTATAGACTTG CCTCTTTTCGTAATAGTTCCATGA